In a single window of the Frondihabitans peucedani genome:
- a CDS encoding aldo/keto reductase, translating into MNVHGDGAEQVSDSSGGAVAETAESRRTIRWGIAGPGTISRRFGSQLLTSEVGVLAGVASRSLERAQAFADEFGPQDAAAGVAVYGSYDELFEDPAIDAVYIGTVHTEHVRLAMRALEAGKHVVCEKPMAVDHAGVMRLVEAARDAGVYLAEGFMYRFHPQIARFAELLESGAIGTIQHVDASFAFATDAASDHRLANPELAGGGILDVGGYPVSVARLVAGIAEGRSFASGTAFAEPVSLTAVGTLSPEGVDEWATASLVFPSGVTANVRSGIRLQDDNEVTVIGSAGRITLRDPWLPSETEGSDIDLDVVGRPRETIHIAGDRQWGLEGDAVASNHAAGQSPEITWADSLGNAATLDRWRDAIGLRYPFEADTAFVPTADGRPLRVRDGSTMRYGTIAGIDKPVSRLVLGCDNQRTLGHATAMFDHFTELGGNTFDTGYVYGNGLMERLLGQWITNRGIRDDIVVIGKGAHTPHCDPESITRQLGETLDRLQTDHLDLYLMHRDNPAIPVGEFVDVLDEHARAGRIRAFGGSNWTISRYQEALDYAAANGKQGFAALSDHFGLARALDVPWAGCEHVTEPADREWLERTGTALLPWSSQARGFFARADPADLSDAELVRCYYSDDNFERLARARSLADELGVQPTAVALAYVLAQSFPTFALFGPRSLEETRTSMAGLAIDLTPEQVAWLDLRGDR; encoded by the coding sequence GTGAACGTTCACGGCGATGGTGCAGAACAGGTGTCCGACTCGAGCGGCGGGGCGGTGGCGGAGACCGCCGAGTCCCGGCGGACGATCCGCTGGGGGATCGCGGGGCCCGGGACGATCTCGCGGAGATTCGGCTCGCAGCTCCTGACGAGCGAGGTCGGAGTCCTCGCCGGCGTCGCCAGCAGGTCCCTCGAGCGGGCGCAGGCCTTCGCCGACGAGTTCGGCCCGCAGGATGCAGCCGCGGGCGTCGCCGTCTACGGCTCGTACGACGAGCTGTTCGAGGATCCTGCCATCGACGCGGTCTACATCGGCACCGTGCACACGGAGCACGTGCGTCTCGCGATGCGCGCTCTCGAGGCTGGCAAGCACGTCGTCTGCGAGAAGCCGATGGCCGTCGACCACGCCGGCGTCATGCGACTCGTCGAGGCCGCTCGCGACGCCGGGGTCTACCTCGCCGAGGGCTTCATGTACCGCTTCCACCCGCAGATCGCCCGCTTCGCCGAGCTCCTCGAGAGCGGCGCCATCGGGACGATCCAGCACGTCGACGCCTCGTTCGCCTTCGCGACCGACGCCGCGTCCGACCACCGCCTGGCGAACCCCGAGCTCGCGGGCGGCGGGATCCTCGACGTCGGCGGCTACCCCGTCTCGGTCGCGCGGCTCGTCGCCGGGATCGCCGAGGGCCGCTCGTTCGCATCGGGCACGGCCTTCGCGGAGCCCGTGTCGCTGACCGCCGTCGGCACCCTGAGCCCCGAGGGCGTCGACGAGTGGGCAACCGCCTCCCTCGTGTTCCCGTCGGGCGTGACCGCGAACGTCCGCTCGGGGATCCGCCTGCAGGACGACAACGAGGTCACCGTGATCGGATCCGCCGGCAGGATCACGCTGCGCGACCCGTGGCTCCCCAGCGAGACCGAGGGATCGGACATCGACCTCGACGTCGTCGGGCGGCCCCGCGAGACCATCCACATCGCCGGCGACCGGCAGTGGGGGCTCGAGGGCGACGCCGTCGCGAGCAACCACGCCGCGGGGCAGAGCCCCGAGATCACCTGGGCCGACAGCCTCGGGAACGCGGCGACGCTCGACCGCTGGCGCGACGCCATCGGCCTGCGCTACCCCTTCGAGGCCGACACCGCCTTCGTGCCCACGGCCGACGGGCGTCCGCTCCGGGTCCGCGACGGCTCGACGATGCGCTACGGCACCATCGCCGGGATCGACAAGCCCGTCTCCAGGCTCGTCCTCGGCTGCGACAACCAGCGGACCCTCGGACACGCGACCGCCATGTTCGACCACTTCACGGAGCTCGGCGGCAACACCTTCGACACCGGCTACGTCTACGGGAACGGCCTGATGGAGCGCCTCCTCGGGCAGTGGATCACGAACCGGGGCATCCGCGACGACATCGTCGTCATCGGCAAGGGCGCGCACACGCCGCACTGCGATCCCGAGTCGATCACCCGCCAGCTCGGCGAGACGCTCGACCGGCTGCAGACCGACCACCTCGACCTCTACCTGATGCACCGCGACAACCCCGCGATCCCCGTCGGCGAATTCGTCGACGTCCTCGACGAGCACGCCAGGGCCGGCAGGATCCGCGCCTTCGGCGGCTCGAACTGGACCATCTCGCGCTACCAGGAGGCCCTCGACTACGCCGCCGCGAACGGCAAGCAGGGGTTCGCCGCGCTCAGCGACCACTTCGGGCTCGCCCGAGCGCTCGACGTGCCGTGGGCAGGATGCGAGCACGTCACCGAGCCCGCCGACCGCGAGTGGCTCGAGCGCACGGGCACCGCGCTCCTGCCGTGGTCGTCGCAGGCCCGCGGCTTCTTCGCGCGCGCCGATCCCGCGGACCTCTCCGACGCCGAGCTCGTCCGCTGCTACTACAGCGACGACAACTTCGAGCGTCTCGCCCGGGCCCGCTCGCTCGCCGACGAGCTGGGAGTGCAGCCCACCGCGGTGGCGCTGGCCTACGTGCTGGCGCAGAGCTTCCCGACCTTCGCGCTCTTCGGGCCGCGCTCGCTCGAGGAGACCAGGACCTCGATGGCCGGGCTCGCGATCGACCTCACGCCGGAGCAGGTGGCCTGGCTCGACCTCCGAGGAGACCGCTAA
- a CDS encoding LacI family DNA-binding transcriptional regulator, with protein MNAEPERHKRATVIDVARAAGVSRQTVTRAMNDMDGISAATRQRVLDVAKELRYRPSRFGRGLVVGHRPALGLVTEGLTNPYFPELADGVVEAATAAGWNVLVTDGSHDGGDPRRFLREVADQVDAVIGYFRIGPDAFDDVFGDLPVVVLEGTAEDGHRGVVEIDFAPGLDAGIEHLLETGRRRIVMIDSRSAAAPSRRTAAFRAAMERHGLDPLVVFEGDSGGDAAGAVARALREAPDVDAFMTFNDLHAFAVLKAVQHAGLEVPDRCAVLGIDGLAMGVVSSPELSSLDLDIAAVGRIAVELAIGMQTGALPSSGPEVHRVVRHTLLLRESA; from the coding sequence ATGAACGCGGAGCCCGAGCGGCACAAGCGAGCGACGGTCATCGACGTCGCCCGCGCCGCCGGCGTGTCGCGCCAGACGGTGACGCGGGCCATGAACGACATGGACGGCATCAGCGCGGCGACCAGGCAGAGGGTCCTCGACGTCGCCAAGGAGCTCCGGTACCGGCCGAGCAGGTTCGGCCGCGGGCTCGTCGTCGGGCACCGGCCCGCCCTCGGCCTCGTGACCGAGGGGCTCACGAACCCGTACTTCCCGGAGCTCGCCGACGGAGTCGTCGAGGCGGCGACGGCCGCCGGCTGGAACGTCCTGGTCACCGACGGCTCACACGACGGCGGCGATCCGCGGCGGTTCCTCCGCGAGGTCGCCGACCAGGTCGACGCCGTCATCGGCTACTTCCGCATCGGCCCCGACGCCTTCGACGACGTGTTCGGCGACCTCCCCGTGGTCGTCCTCGAGGGGACCGCCGAAGACGGACACCGCGGCGTCGTGGAGATCGACTTCGCTCCCGGGCTCGACGCCGGGATCGAGCACCTCCTGGAGACCGGGCGTCGCCGGATCGTCATGATCGACTCCCGGTCGGCCGCGGCCCCGTCCCGGCGGACGGCCGCCTTCCGTGCCGCGATGGAGAGGCACGGGCTCGACCCGCTCGTGGTGTTCGAGGGCGACTCCGGCGGAGACGCGGCCGGAGCGGTCGCCCGGGCACTCCGCGAGGCGCCCGACGTCGACGCCTTCATGACGTTCAACGACCTGCACGCGTTCGCCGTCCTCAAGGCCGTGCAGCACGCCGGGCTCGAGGTGCCCGACAGGTGCGCCGTGCTCGGGATCGACGGGCTCGCGATGGGCGTCGTCAGCAGCCCCGAGCTGTCGAGCCTCGACCTCGACATCGCCGCGGTCGGCAGGATCGCGGTCGAGCTCGCGATCGGGATGCAGACCGGTGCGCTCCCGTCCTCCGGCCCCGAGGTGCACCGGGTCGTCCGGCACACGCTGCTGCTGCGCGAATCCGCCTGA